One region of Campylobacter concisus genomic DNA includes:
- a CDS encoding MqnA/MqnD/SBP family protein: MIFGKIDYLNLLPFHVFLKSAPLSSQIKKAIEFKKGVPSKLNRALNARKIDAAVISSIASKKANLKKLNFGIVAKNDVKSVLVRKNSAPKPDPASASSNALAKVLRLNGEVIIGDRALKAYLSEGKECFYDLGKIWYEKTNLPFVFGRFSYVKNGSFYKRLVAKFLQKNIKIPNYILAQYAKSRGISEQDIKWYLKFISYKIGAKEQKSLRKFFKENRLLKVAKRIKFL, translated from the coding sequence ATGATATTTGGAAAGATTGATTATCTAAATTTACTCCCATTTCACGTTTTTTTAAAATCAGCCCCACTAAGCTCTCAGATAAAAAAGGCGATCGAGTTTAAAAAGGGCGTGCCAAGTAAGCTAAATAGGGCGCTAAATGCTAGAAAGATCGACGCTGCGGTGATCTCAAGTATAGCTAGTAAAAAGGCAAATTTAAAGAAGCTAAATTTTGGAATAGTCGCCAAAAACGATGTAAAAAGCGTGCTTGTGCGCAAAAACTCAGCCCCAAAGCCAGATCCTGCCTCTGCTAGCTCAAACGCCCTAGCTAAGGTGCTTCGTCTAAATGGCGAGGTGATCATAGGCGACAGGGCACTAAAGGCATACCTAAGTGAGGGCAAAGAGTGCTTTTACGACCTTGGTAAAATTTGGTACGAAAAGACAAATTTGCCATTTGTTTTTGGTAGATTTTCATATGTAAAAAATGGCTCATTTTATAAAAGATTGGTCGCAAAATTTTTGCAAAAAAATATAAAGATCCCAAACTATATCTTAGCCCAGTATGCTAAAAGTCGCGGCATAAGTGAGCAAGATATCAAGTGGTATCTTAAATTTATAAGCTACAAGATCGGTGCAAAAGAGCAAAAATCACTCAGAAAATTTTTTAAAGAAAATAGATTATTAAAAGTAGCAAAAAGAATTAAATTTTTATAG